In Lasioglossum baleicum chromosome 1, iyLasBale1, whole genome shotgun sequence, the genomic window aaattgggctctatttcaccttgaaataccaaaattactttctagccaacccaatagttatgTCATGGCTAATAAGTTCTTAGAATTAGTAATGGAAACGCTGCGTTGAACGACGTCTCCAGAAGTAAATAATAACACTCTATGAAAGATGATAAAATTCTTTCATATAGCACataattatttcttttaaaGTGGTGTCTTCCAGTATTGTCGCTGACTTTACATTTGATTGATTTAGTTTAGTTATTAGCCTGCTATCTAGCCCTTGCTAGATAAGAGCTTTTACCGTTAACATATTGAGGGTTACAGCAAATGTATCCAATAGTATTTATTGATGAAAATTTTATAAGAATGTTCATTTTTTCCCTAGGTTAGTTACAACAAATTTCTCGGAGCAGGTGGAGGAATTCCTCATAGAGAGGTTGGACACATTGAAACGACGGTACGGTGTCTTACTGCTTCTGTATAGTGTAATTCTTACAAAAGGTGTGCCAGAAGTTCGTGGTGAAATGTCGGACCCTTTGGAATCGATGATCGATCCAACTTATGGTTATGGAAGTCAGAGCCTTATAAATTTGATGCTCACTGGAAGGGCAGTCAGCCATGTATGGGACTACGATCAAACCATTGGAGATCTCAGTAAGATATttgatttatttcaattattaggttggagggaaagttctgtggtattttaaataagcaggtaattttgcttgtaaatcaaaaacacatgttACTAGCAAGTTATTGGGAAAAACAggaattgttacaaataatgaaaattatatcattgaataatattaaacatatatttttataaattgattcaaatgttttcttgaaAATACGACAAAACTTTCCCTCCACAATCTAATATTTTATGCTATAGTTAAATGAACATGTTGAACACAATAGTAGCAACTGATGATTTCCTTATTTTAGAATTGCGAGGCATAAACAAGCAGAATCCTATAGGATTTCTCGCCCTCCTCGAACATTTAGGTTATTGTGAAGTGGGAACATTTTTTAAGTCTCCATCCAGCCCTATTTGGGTGTTGGGCTCGGAAACACATTTAACTGTGCTTTTCTCGACTGAAAAGAGATTAGTGAGTCCTGAAACGCCCGCGGAACATGCGAAAAGAGTATTTAGAAAGTTTGATTACGAAGGAAACAATTTTATTCCTGATAATTTGTTACAAGACCTTCTCGCTGAGCTTGGATTAGTGGCAGATGCAGAATAGTAAGTATACTTGCATACCTACGATTCATGCAGTACACTCTAAAATAGGgttgttacttttccgaagcttcgactcttcgaagattccaaggaacgaagggaacttcgaagtttcgaaattGCGAATGCGAAATTATGAATAGCTACGTCCAAATTTTCGCATCGCCGACGCTTACATTGCAACGCATTTTAGAAAATGAGCGTCTTCATTCGCGCAGATTCAACTTTTTTCGCCTCTTATCCATTATCTGGAAACGAATCGAACAAATCGGAGCTttgaaacttcgattctcatcaccttcgaagtttctgaaatcgaagcttcgaaatcttcgacctttgaaggaaagtaacagccctactcTATATAGACAGGGGTGGCCAAcacacaaagtttgagagctacatttcatataattagtaaacaaaattgtttaaaataagtagcagtgaaGGAACTGTCCTTGGAAGTAACTTTcgaataaaacacttaaaatatttAGTAGGGAACTGttagcaacaaaattgaaaaataattcggagtgcaaagggttaacatatGATTCTAGTTCTATTTGTTACCGAATTGATTCTCTTTTGCAGCGTCTACATAATGAGGAAGAAACTGGACAGCGAAAATTTGGGAATTATTCTGCGTTCGTCTTTCATGGATGAATTCTTCCCGGAAGAAACGCAAAGTTGTCCCGACATATTTCCTTTATACCATTACAACAGTCTTCGGCGTAGCAACGAGGGAAGTAAAGTGATTTATCGTAAGGGACAAGCAGTCTTATTAGAATGCACAATAAAAGGTATTTTGGAAAGTAATCCTATGTTGTCGGTATTGCAAACGAAATGGCCGAGAATCGAAGTTCAGTGGGATATTGTGCAGAATCCAAGTCTTAATTAGTAAGTGTTGCTCAGTTTCCGTTTTTCACAATACTATTGCCGCTCTTGCATAAACGAAAAAGTGATCACTTATTAGAAAATTTACGCAAAATATCGGGTCATTTAGACCGATAGGAATTTCTATATGTATGATATGCGTTTATGTTCGGACAAGTTAGGATTTTTCGATTAGAACGTTGATTTTGAACGGATCATTGATCAATGATCAAAATCGTTACATAGCTTTTGTTATTAATTGACAATTTTAAAGAttaaaggttttcatcattTCGAATAAATCGACTCCCTCTtccataaatgaaattacgaGGGAAAGGAGAATATACAAGATATATAACATTGTGATATTGGCATTGTAATcattataaaattacaatttttgaaggAACTTCAAAGTTTGTGCAACACTGACGAATCGTTTCGCCATCAAATAAGTTGTAACTGCTCACCTATGTAATTTATGTAAAAGAAAAACATAGTTTAATAATAACTTATGAAGAGAAACCAGAAATCAAATAGACAGTAAGATTAAAATAGGTattgaataatatattataaataatataaaaaaagggaagaaagtagcatacaaaaaaataattagagAAACTTATAAACCAATTTTGATTACTTACGtgtaaaaattcatgaaaatgaaTCGGAGCGATCTGTACACACAAATGCGAATAGTAgttagaaaattaaaaagaagcaAAAACAAAAGATATAtgtaatagaaataaaataaaatgtatatgaGATATAGAAACTCGAATAAGGAAAGAGAATTATACATGTATAATCCTGTGTAAGTCGTATATAAACTGaacaaataatttcttttaatgttGTAGTCTAGTCACCTTAAGAATTGTTCAAATATGTATTTACTGTTTTTTTACATTTGTATAGTTTTTTATGgcaatatgtattataatataaatattccgttttcttttcatatgcaatataatACTCATCAATGTCATAAACAtcatttttatacaaaagtTCAGCCGAATCGGGCGTGACCGGTTTTCAGCAGTTTCGTCATAATTTCTGTCCATTATATTATTACTAAactgcagatcttcatgcaaaataaaaaaaattttaattatcggTATTAGTCAAATATTCAAATGAAATACTGTTCCTTTGTTGTAAATAGTAGAACTACATTTAAAAGCTCAATAAACAAAACATGCAGTTTTATACTTGATGGAGACAAATGCTTTTACAATTAATGAGatgctattaaatatttttatagataTTCTATCGCTATTAGTTTCaacaaaatcaaattttataacGCGCAGGTATATCCCTTCAGAATATGCCACCAGATGACCAGCGACATGTACTTAGCTTTCTCGCTAGGTCTCATTCCGTTTTCTGTTTGTATATACATATCAGTTTCAAACAACAGTATGTTATTTAACTAGCGTTGGCTCGCGTGGGCTAGCGTCCACTAAAGTGTAAGGCGGGGTCTATCTAGAGTCTAGCGTAGGTTTAGTTTTGTTTTGCTTTGAATTGGGTTAGAGTAGCATACTGTCAGGGCTTAGACTAGGGTTTTCAATAGGGTTCCCTTAGCTTCGTGCATGCAATTAGGTAGGGTTCTCTGTAGGCAGGTTACACAACAGCCTtatatgtttggattttaaaaaatcagaaaggcgaactttacagatgttgtatgtagcactgagcagagtttcaaaattgagcgcggtttatatattttgggacaatttaaattaacagtatcgaagaaaaccaagatcaatactgcaaacccggataatgaggagttgtatcgtttgcgaaaaactaattaagacaatttattttgcaacattagtatggtataacaaggaaccaagcgagcaacgagcatacgatgttggtttaatgcgacgccatatagcaaacattttgataagtagaaaactattgaatttccctgaaaacgtataatcttcttaaaacgtacacttaataatgataataatatactgcaactaccgaatcgggaagttctttgtgtggctcgtggagagtcacacaccaaataaaaaaaaaacattaatagctataggtactactagccatgcgtaccactaacccttttgcaagagcagtcctatccgcgagctcgcaaagcgagcgagcaaaaccaaccctactcgcgagcgagcgaagcgagcgagcaacaataaccctctagtttcaatatttatttataacatatattataaaaaatctatATTAAGTTTCAATAACAAGAAAGATTTGATTTATTGCCTTTTTCACTTAAAATACTCTTTAATCCATTGTCTTATGTAGTAACGGTGATAATTTCGTGTTAAAATTACACTGCGAGGATCCTCTTTATGACTGCCTCTTAAATCAAGATGATGTGCACCTTCtggaattattattgcaactgcGGATACAGATAAATTCCTTACTACTCCACCACCGGTCCATGGATCCATTAGGCCATTACTAAACGAACATAACAATCATACattacaaaatgaaaaatattcctTTTCTCTGCAATGTTTTCTTCTGGACAGAATTGCGTAATAGTAGTAATATGTACCTAAAAACTATATTTGTTGCTGTTGACAAATCTGTACATCCATATTGTTTGCAAGCTAAATTTGGCTGTGGTTTCACAGAGAATTTTTCCTCACAATCCTTTgcatattcattaaaattccatTCTTCACGTTCAAACATATCATTTATCCCGGTTGAACACATAGGCATTACCATTTCTGTACAAGCTTGATAAGGCCAACCTCTAGCATCTAAACTCGAAGACAAATCAGTATCATTTATATTTAAACACTTCGTGTCACCAGTGTAATTAGTATATACATTAATTGCTTGATATACGGCTAGCAGTAAGTCTTTCCCTGTTAGCGATCCGTTTGTTAGATGCCTGCATACAGCCtacaatagaaattaaatgttcaAGCTATAATACAAGAAAGTTGAgtacatttattaaattattgatAAGAATTAGTACACCTACATTAACTGGATAAGCAGGTAAAGGTGCCAAGAAATTAGCCTTGTATGGATAATTCATCATAGCAAGGTTTCCGTAAATATCTTTCAAATAATCTTTTAGTTGTTTCACTTGAGAATTAT contains:
- the LOC143212846 gene encoding ubiquitin carboxyl-terminal hydrolase MINDY-3 homolog isoform X1, whose translation is MNCKFPNEENEENCRLFENASEIHKEEEGINSDRKKHDQMNEQTLPRESDEEYRGVNSDDFHSHLRLVTTNFSEQVEEFLIERLDTLKRRYGVLLLLYSVILTKGVPEVRGEMSDPLESMIDPTYGYGSQSLINLMLTGRAVSHVWDYDQTIGDLKLRGINKQNPIGFLALLEHLGYCEVGTFFKSPSSPIWVLGSETHLTVLFSTEKRLVSPETPAEHAKRVFRKFDYEGNNFIPDNLLQDLLAELGLVADAEYVYIMRKKLDSENLGIILRSSFMDEFFPEETQSCPDIFPLYHYNSLRRSNEGSKVIYRKGQAVLLECTIKGILESNPMLSVLQTKWPRIEVQWDIVQNPSLN
- the LOC143212846 gene encoding ubiquitin carboxyl-terminal hydrolase MINDY-3 homolog isoform X2 — protein: MNCKFPNEENEENCRLFENASEIHKEEEGINSDRKKHDQMNEQTLPRESDEEYRGVNSDDFHSHLRLVTTNFSEQVEEFLIERLDTLKRRYGVLLLLYSVILTKGVPEVRGEMSDPLESMIDPTYGYGSQSLINLMLTGRAVSHVWDYDQTIGDLKLRGINKQNPIGFLALLEHLGYCEVGTFFKSPSSPIWVLGSETHLTVLFSTEKRLVSPETPAEHAKRVFRKFDYEGNNFIPDNLLQDLLAELGLVADAEYVYIMRKKLDSENLGIILRSSFMDEFFPEETQSCPDIFPLYHYNSLRRSNEGSKVIYRKGQAVLLECTIKGILESNPMLSVLQTKWPRIEVQWDIVQNPSLN